One genomic window of Thalassoroseus pseudoceratinae includes the following:
- a CDS encoding PSD1 and planctomycete cytochrome C domain-containing protein encodes MIHNRIPTTIAFFLGFSVSVLSGAETPSFNADVRPLLAAKCFACHGPDEEAREADLRLDLRDHAVAAGAITPHQPDASELLDRINSDDEFLRMPPPEAGEPLTVKERNILREWIASGAKYEQHWAFVPPVRPDVPEIDNPRWQAWSRNPIDRFVLNRLLTNELSPSPAADRYTLVRRVYLDLIGLPPTPAEADAFVNDADPSAYERLVDRLLASPRYGEHWTRPWLDLARYADTNGYEKDRPRSVWPYRNWVIEALNADKPFDQFTIEQLAGDMLQNPTTDQRIATGFHRQTMLNEEGGIDPLEFRFYAMVDRVATTGTVWMGLTLGCAQCHTHKYDPITHTDYYRFMALLNNADEPDLAVPISRIVERRQTIQNRIDKLESKLATEFPSEKMSLQQALETWIEQERQTATDWTVLLPSSMRTNLPKLEQLDDGSILSTGDITKRDVFQLAFDLKGFDQPIIALRLEVLPDERLPARGPGRAYYEGRKGDFFLSEVTAQSDGQPIAFGSASHSYGKISVGSGSADAANVIDGEGSTGWSTSGGEGEPHQLVLIFEEPWNPSGTLEIQMLFERHFAASLGRFRISATTDTHDVQAKTLPVDVERILANDPTTWTVHDRQMLRQQFLRETPLLADARKPIDTLRKQLPDLPVTLVMQERDPENPRATHRHHRGEYLSPREPVSPGVPSIFAENSGNQPNDRLSLARWLVSDRNPLASRVTVNRDWREFFGAGLMRTNGDFGTQSEPPTHPELLDWLAREFVDGGWSRKRLHRLIVTSATYRQASELTREMQERDPGNRLLARGPRFRVRAETVRDIMLQASGRLSSKMGGPSVYPPQPNSVTALAYGNTSWTPSQGDDRYRRSLYTFLKRTAPFAANAVFDAPSGETCLARRDRSNTPLQALTLLNDEMFLELSRALGREVVRTHPQSPHDAATRIFRRLLTRPPTDAELQLLLDYYAQQLARLQRGELDAASIAADPQATPEIAAWMMVARAVMNLDEVITKS; translated from the coding sequence ATGATCCACAACCGCATTCCGACGACAATTGCTTTCTTTCTCGGCTTTTCGGTTTCCGTCCTAAGTGGGGCGGAGACCCCTTCTTTCAATGCCGATGTTCGTCCGCTGTTGGCAGCGAAGTGTTTCGCGTGTCATGGTCCCGATGAAGAAGCCCGCGAGGCCGACTTGCGATTGGACCTGCGGGATCATGCGGTCGCCGCAGGTGCGATCACCCCGCATCAACCCGACGCGAGTGAACTTCTTGACCGCATCAATTCGGACGATGAATTCCTGCGGATGCCGCCGCCCGAAGCTGGCGAACCGCTGACCGTCAAAGAGCGAAACATTCTTCGCGAGTGGATCGCCTCCGGTGCCAAGTACGAGCAACATTGGGCTTTCGTTCCGCCGGTCCGACCTGATGTTCCGGAGATCGACAATCCCCGTTGGCAGGCGTGGTCACGCAATCCAATCGACCGATTCGTACTCAACCGGTTATTGACGAACGAACTTTCGCCATCGCCTGCAGCTGATCGCTACACGCTCGTGCGACGGGTGTATCTTGATTTGATCGGTCTTCCCCCAACACCGGCCGAAGCGGATGCGTTCGTGAACGACGCCGATCCGTCCGCGTATGAGCGACTCGTGGACCGATTGCTCGCTTCGCCAAGATACGGTGAGCACTGGACGCGTCCCTGGTTGGATTTGGCGCGATACGCCGACACGAACGGATACGAAAAAGACCGCCCACGTTCGGTTTGGCCTTATCGGAATTGGGTCATCGAGGCTCTCAACGCCGATAAGCCGTTCGATCAGTTTACGATCGAACAACTCGCCGGTGACATGCTACAAAACCCAACGACCGACCAACGGATCGCCACCGGGTTTCATCGGCAAACAATGCTCAACGAGGAAGGCGGGATCGATCCGTTGGAGTTTCGGTTCTATGCAATGGTCGATCGTGTGGCGACCACGGGAACCGTGTGGATGGGACTGACGCTCGGGTGTGCTCAGTGTCACACCCACAAATACGATCCCATCACTCACACCGATTACTACCGTTTCATGGCGTTACTCAACAATGCCGACGAACCCGATCTTGCCGTGCCGATCTCGCGAATTGTCGAACGAAGGCAAACCATTCAGAACCGCATCGACAAGTTGGAATCGAAACTGGCAACGGAATTTCCCTCTGAAAAAATGAGTCTGCAACAGGCTCTCGAAACATGGATAGAACAAGAACGTCAAACCGCGACCGATTGGACCGTGCTTCTACCGAGTTCCATGCGGACAAATCTGCCGAAGCTTGAACAACTCGACGATGGTTCCATTCTCTCAACCGGTGATATCACCAAACGGGATGTGTTCCAGTTGGCGTTCGATCTCAAAGGTTTTGACCAACCGATCATCGCATTGCGTTTGGAGGTCTTGCCGGACGAGCGACTGCCGGCTCGAGGTCCTGGTCGGGCGTATTACGAAGGCCGCAAGGGCGATTTCTTTCTCAGTGAAGTGACGGCTCAAAGCGATGGCCAACCGATTGCGTTCGGTTCCGCGTCGCATAGTTATGGCAAGATCAGTGTCGGCAGCGGATCGGCGGATGCGGCGAACGTCATCGACGGCGAAGGCTCAACTGGATGGTCAACCTCCGGCGGTGAAGGGGAACCGCATCAACTGGTGCTGATTTTCGAGGAACCATGGAATCCCAGCGGAACACTCGAAATCCAAATGCTCTTTGAACGCCATTTCGCCGCGAGTCTGGGACGATTTCGAATCTCCGCCACCACCGACACTCACGATGTCCAAGCCAAAACGCTGCCCGTTGATGTCGAGCGAATTCTAGCCAACGATCCAACGACTTGGACGGTTCACGACCGTCAAATGCTTCGTCAACAATTTCTTCGCGAAACACCACTCCTGGCAGACGCTCGCAAACCAATTGATACTTTGCGAAAGCAGTTGCCGGATTTGCCGGTCACGCTCGTGATGCAAGAACGCGATCCCGAAAATCCACGCGCAACGCATCGGCATCATCGTGGAGAATATCTCTCGCCCCGTGAACCGGTCTCGCCGGGCGTGCCGAGCATCTTTGCAGAGAACTCCGGCAATCAGCCGAATGACCGATTGTCGCTGGCCCGATGGTTGGTCAGCGATCGCAACCCATTGGCATCACGGGTGACGGTCAATCGTGATTGGCGGGAGTTTTTCGGTGCGGGTTTGATGCGAACCAACGGCGACTTCGGCACACAATCCGAACCGCCAACTCACCCGGAATTGCTCGATTGGTTGGCTCGCGAGTTTGTCGATGGGGGATGGTCCCGCAAGCGGTTGCATCGGTTGATCGTCACCAGTGCGACGTATCGGCAGGCGTCCGAACTCACCCGCGAAATGCAGGAACGCGATCCTGGCAATCGTCTGCTCGCTCGTGGTCCGCGATTCCGTGTGCGAGCGGAAACGGTTCGTGACATCATGTTGCAAGCCAGCGGGAGGTTGTCATCGAAGATGGGCGGCCCAAGCGTGTACCCACCGCAACCGAACAGCGTGACGGCTTTAGCGTATGGAAATACCAGTTGGACACCGTCACAGGGCGATGATCGTTATCGACGTTCGCTGTACACGTTCCTCAAACGAACCGCTCCGTTCGCGGCGAATGCGGTCTTCGATGCCCCGTCCGGGGAAACGTGTCTTGCTCGACGCGACCGCAGCAACACGCCGTTGCAAGCTCTCACGTTACTGAATGACGAGATGTTCCTCGAACTTTCTCGGGCACTTGGGCGTGAGGTTGTTCGCACTCATCCGCAGTCGCCACATGACGCCGCGACACGAATCTTTCGACGGCTCCTCACACGACCGCCAACGGATGCGGAATTGCAATTGTTGCTCGACTATTACGCCCAGCAATTGGCACGGCTGCAGCGAGGTGAACTCGATGCCGCCAGTATCGCAGCCGATCCCCAAGCCACGCCAGAAATCGCAGCATGGATGATGGTGGCCCGAGCCGTTATGAATCTCGATGAGGTGATTACAAAGTCATGA